A genome region from Eremothecium cymbalariae DBVPG#7215 chromosome 4, complete sequence includes the following:
- the ILV1 gene encoding threonine ammonia-lyase ILV1 (similar to Ashbya gossypii ACR232C) has translation MNLRTVVMDRKLAIKKLSFYPGSPLVRYYSPKLSTNLQNLHGKLRTDELLADKTPDYVRLILRSNVYDIINESPISRSEFLSSRLNTDVQLKREDLLPVFSFKLRGAYNMISHLDDVQKKCGVIACSAGNHAQGVAYSAKHLGIPATIVMPVSTPSIKYQNVSRLGAEVVLYGDNFDAAKVECSRLSEEKGLYDIPPFDHPYVIAGQGTIAMEILKQIQNSSKIGAVFCAVGGGGLIAGVGAYIKRAAPHIKVIGVETYDAATLHTSMQNNARTTLSQVGGFADGTSVRLIGEESFRVAREVVDEVILVNTDEICAAIKDIFEDTRAVVEPSGALAVAGMKKYVNEIHPEIDHSEKTYVPVLSGANMNFDRLRFVSERAVLGEGKEVFMLITLPNIPGSFKRLHKVIHPRSVTEFSYRCNEYHHDSETDIPKAYIYTSFTVTNRKEEIKQVIKELTAIGFEAADISENELAKSHGRYLVGGASKVPNERIIAFEFPEKPNALANFLAGLSNSWNLTLFHYRNHGSDVGKVLAGISVPPNENLTFHKFLDNLGYNYKEETDNVIYQKFLRY, from the coding sequence ATGAATCTAAGGACAGTTGTTATGGACAGGAAGCTAGCCATAAAAAAACTTAGCTTTTATCCTGGATCACCTCTGGTTCGATACTATAGCCCAAAGCTGTCCACTAACTTGCAAAACCTCCATGGAAAATTAAGAACCGATGAACTTTTAGCTGATAAAACACCCGATTATGTTCGGTTAATATTACGTTCCAATGTGTAcgatattattaatgagTCACCAATTTCTAGATCAGAATTTTTGTCTTCTCGTCTGAATACTGACGTGCAATTGAAGAGGGAGGATTTGCTGCCGGTATTTTCTTTCAAGCTACGTGGTGCATATAATATGATATCCCATTTGGATGATGTTCAGAAGAAATGTGGGGTAATTGCGTGTTCAGCGGGTAATCATGCCCAGGGTGTTGCATATTCTGCCAAACATCTCGGTATTCCTGCTACTATCGTAATGCCCGTTTCTACACCTTCTATTAAATACCAGAACGTCTCTAGGCTAGGTGCTGAGGTTGTGCTCTATGGTGATAATTTCGATGCCGCTAAAGTGGAATGTTCAAGGTTATCCGAGGAAAAGGGTCTCTATGATATTCCACCATTTGACCATCCGTATGTCATCGCTGGCCAGGGAACTATAGCCATGGAAATACTGAagcaaattcaaaatagcTCAAAGATTGGTGCAGTCTTCTGTGCAGTTGGAGGTGGCGGATTGATAGCCGGCGTGGGAGCTTATATAAAGCGAGCGGCGCCACACATTAAAGTTATCGGTGTAGAAACATATGATGCAGCGACGTTGCATACATCTATGCAGAATAACGCTCGTACCACATTATCCCAGGTTGGAGGTTTTGCTGATGGAACGTCTGTTCGTTTAATTGGAGAGGAAAGCTTTCGTGTTGCACGAGAAGTGGTTGATGAAGTTATACTAGTTAACACTGATGAAATTTGTGCTGCTATTaaggatatatttgaagacaCCAGAGCTGTAGTTGAACCATCCGGTGCGCTTGCCGTTGCAGGCATGAAGAAGTATGTGAATGAAATACATCCAGAAATAGATCATTCTGAAAAGACGTACGTTCCTGTGCTTTCTGGTGCTAACATGAATTTTGACCGTCTACGATTCGTAAGCGAACGTGCTGTGTTGGGTGAGGGTAAAGAAGTCTTCATGTTGATCActcttccaaatattccagGATCGTTCAAGAGATTACATAAAGTTATACATCCACGATCAGTTACCGAGTTTTCCTATCGGTGCAATGAATACCACCACGATTCCGAAACTGACATCCCCAAAGCCTACATATATACCTCGTTTACGGTCACAAATAGAAAGGAAGAAATTAAACAGGTCATAAAAGAGCTAACCGCTATTGGGTTTGAAGCTGCTGATATCTCTGAAAATGAACTGGCAAAGTCCCACGGTAGATACCTAGTAGGCGGTGCTTCAAAAGTACCAAATGAAAGAATCATAGCCTTCGAATTCCCCGAAAAACCGAATGCACTAGCCAATTTCCTAGCAGGCTTGAGCAACTCTTGGAACTTAACTTTATTCCATTACAGAAACCATGGCTCTGACGTTGGTAAGGTATTGGCTGGCATTTCGGTCCCTCCAAACGAAAATTTAACCTTCCACAAGTTCCTAGACAACTTGGGCTACAATTataaagaagaaactgACAATGTAATCTACCAAAAGTTTCTAAGGTACTAA